Within the Iodidimonas sp. SYSU 1G8 genome, the region CCGCCGATCAGATGGCGGATGGTCACGTCGCCGAAACCGGCGCTGCGGCACCACCCGATGACTTCGTCGTCGGCGAATCCGAGACGGCGATGCGCGTGGTCGGTGCGCAGGAATTCCAGCGTATGCGGCGCGAAATCGACGATGAGCAGGCGGCCTTCCGGCCGCAGCACGCGGGCGGCTTCCTGCACCGCGGCGGCCGGATCCTCGGCGAAATGCAGCACCTGATGGATGACCGCCACGTCCACGTCGGCCGCCGGCAGGCCGAGATGATACATGTCGCCCTGACGTACCTGGCAGTTCTGGATCTGGGCCTGATCGAGATTGGCCCGCGCCACCGCGAGCATTTCCCGGTTCATGTCCACGCCCAGCCCCCGGTCGATCTGATGCGCGCAAATGCTGAGCATGCGGCCGGTGCCCGTGCCGATATCAAGCAGCTTGCCGATGGGCTCGGCGCCGAGGAGATCGAGCACCACCTTCTCCACCTCGGCCTCGGGCATGTAGAGCGAGCGGATCGTGTCCCAAATGGCGGCATTTTCGCTGAAATACGCGGCCGCCGCCT harbors:
- a CDS encoding metalloregulator ArsR/SmtB family transcription factor, translating into MENLLAALKAAAEPTRLRLLALLEYNELTVSELTQILGQSQPRVSRHLKLMAEAGLVERFSEGTWAFYRVADQALGRTLVRAIVDLITEEDPVLARDLERLEQVKAARAEAAAAYFSENAAIWDTIRSLYMPEAEVEKVVLDLLGAEPIGKLLDIGTGTGRMLSICAHQIDRGLGVDMNREMLAVARANLDQAQIQNCQVRQGDMYHLGLPAADVDVAVIHQVLHFAEDPAAAVQEAARVLRPEGRLLIVDFAPHTLEFLRTDHAHRRLGFADDEVIGWCRSAGFGDVTIRHLIGGELTVTVWLAARPGRSTVPSPIVKENA